In Paramicrobacterium humi, the genomic stretch CATGCTCATCGGCTTCGGGCTCGCCTGCCTCCTACTAGTCGTCTCGGCGTTCGTGCGGAGCAACGATCGAGCCCCTCGAACATCGAGGGTGCCCCTCCTCAAGACGGTGCGCGGAGTGGTCGTGCTGCCGGGTCTCGTGCGCGCACTTCTCGCGAGCAGCCTCGTACTCGCGTCCGTCGACATCTTCGTCGCGTACGCGCCGCTCATCGGCGTGGACCGCGGCGTCACCGCCAGCGCCATCAGCGCGATGCTCGTCGCGCGGTCCATGGCGTCCATGGCATCCCGGCTTGCGCTCGGCCGGCTCACTCACGCCCTCGGCCGACGTCGACTGCTGGTCTGGAGCATCACGCTGTCGGCGGTGTCGCTCGTAGCGCTCTCTCTGCCGCTGCCCGTGCCCGTGCTGATCGGCGTGGCTGCCGCCTACGGCTTCGTCGTCGGTATCTGCCAGCCGGTCACGATGTCATGGATCTCGGTGCTCGCTCCCGCCGGCACACGCGGGCTCACCATGTCGCTGAGACTCGCGACGAACCGACTCGGGCAGACGATCATCCCCGCTGGGCTTGGCACGATCGCGGCCGGCGCCGGAGCGGCCGGCGTGCTCGGTGCAAGTGGAGCGATGCTCGTCATCGCCGCGTGGGCGAGCGCGGGCGTGATCGCTACGCCATCGGACGAGACGTGAGGGCGCGGCCCGTCTGCCGCTCAGGCTCAGCGCGCGCGGTCCACCGACTTCTCTTCGGCGGCAGACGAGATGTGGTCTCGGAGCGCGCCGCTTGCCGCGTCGAGCTTCCCCGCGAGGACGAGATCAGCGATCGCCACGTGCTCCCGGCAGCGGATCACCGCCCGTTCGGGAACGAGCGCCTGCCGGTATTCGATCAGTCGACGCAGCCGGTTCACGCGAGCAAGGCTCTCGATCACGAACTCGTTGCGACTGCAGCGCGCGAGAGTGGCGTGGAATGCCGCGTTCAGCTCGAAATGCTCGGAAGGGGTGACGCGAGTGATGTCCCCGTCTACGAGCTGCTGCTGCTCATCGCGCCGTTTGAGCAGCTCGACGCGATCGAGCTCGAACGTCGGCTCGAGAACCGCCATCGGCTCGACGATGAGGCGGAAGCGGTAGCTGGCCTGGTACGAGCCGATCGAGGTGAGCACGGGCAAGAACTCCCAGCCATGACCCGGCAACGGCGCCGCCCAGCCCTCCATCGAGAGTCGCTGCAGCAGCGCCCCCGCTCGCGATGGGCTGAGGTCGTATCGCCGCGCGAGCGCCGATTGCGAGATCCGCTCAGGGAGCGCACCTTCCAGCCGCTCGCGTGCGACGCGCAAATAGAGGTCCTCGTCCGTCGCCGCCTCATCGACGCTGTGGCCGACGACGTTCGGGCGAGTAGCGGACACCACATATCGACCGGTGTCGGTCCGATCGATGTGCCCGTCCCGCTGCAGTCGCTGCAGAGCTCGCCGGCTCGGCGATCGCGACACTTTGAACCGCTCTGCGACCGCACGCTCGGTCAGGCGGAAGCCGGCCGGCAGGTCCTCGTCAACGATCCAGCGCAGGATCTCGGCGCTGATCTGGTCGGCAAGTGCCGTATCGCTTCCCGACGCGGTCAATTGCGCGGATGTCTCCGAAGCCATGCTCCCAGTCTCACACATTGTGGTCATTTTGGTCGTTGTGTAAATAGAAAAACCATAAATGGGATTTTCTGCTTGAAAAGTACCATAATTGGTTCTAGAGTCGCTGGTGCCCCTGTTCGTGGCGAGATGCGAGGACGCTCATGACTATGATTCTCCCTTCACCCCTTGGCGCGCCCGGCATCATCGACGCCCACGTTCCCCTCGAACAGGTGAGGCGCGACCGTGCGGAACGCGTGGTTCTCGTCCAGTCGCGGCGCGGCGGAACGGAGCAGCTCCGGATCGCGCTCGCCCAACGCGGGCACCAAACGGCCCGCGGCATAGCGCAGCTCGACCACGTGATCGACGAGGAGGAGCTCACGGCCCTTGTCGCCTCCGGAGTTCGCGGCGTACGGCTCGAGGCGCATGCGGGTGACGAGCTCGCAGAATCCTTCCCCCGGCTCGCGAGCCGGGTGCGGGACCACAATCTGTTCATCGACGTCGACGCCGACGCGCGCACGATCGAGCAGTCCTTCGAAGTTCTCGCGGATGCGGATGTGCCCGTGCTTCTCGAGCGCTTCGCCGGTATCCGCGCCCGATCCAACGGAACCGTGGAAGGGCTGCTCACGGCCCTTCGGCTGCTCAGCCTCGGACACGTCTGGATCACGCTGTCCCTGCCGTGTCGGTTCGGCTCGCCGAGAGACATCGCAACCCTACTCCCGCACATCACGAGCGAACTCGTCGAATTCGGCGGGCAGCGACTGCTGTGGGGATCCGGTGCGGTGCACGCCGCGTGCCACGGAGTCGGACCACGAACCCGAGCGAACGGAACGAGGCGGCGCTGCGATGCCGCAGACTCCCGCCGGGCGATCGTGAACTGGATCGACGACGCGGAAGCCGCCCGCAGAGTCCTCGTCGACAATCCCGAGCGATTGTTCGGTTTCGCCCCCGAACCGCTCGCCGTGCCGGCGGGCACCCGCCATCGAGAAGGAGCACACCGGTGATCGTGTCCGTGAATCCGTCGACGACGCATACCCTCGCGACGTTCGAGCCCGACGACGCCGCGCACGTCGACCGGGCGCTCGAGGCCGCCGTCTCGGCGCAACGCGCCTGGCGCACCCGCCCGATCGGGGAGCGGGCAGAGCTCCTCCGCCGCACCGCCGCGGGTCTGCGTGACAAGTGTGAGCAATACGCGCAGCTGATCACACTCGAGATGGGCAAGCCGATCGTCGAGTCGCGCGCAGAGATCGAGAAATGCGCGAAGACGCTCGATTTCTACGCGGAGAACGCGACAGGATTCCTCGAGTCTCAGCCAGTGCCGTCAAACGCGAGCGAGAGCTCCGTCGTGTTCGAGCCGCTCGGTCTCGTTCTCGCGATCATGCCGTGGAACTACCCGTTCTGGCAGTACTTTCGTTTCGCGGCGCCGGCCCTTGCCGCCGGGAACGCGCCCGTGCTCAAGCACGCGAACAACGTTCCCCAGTGCGCTCGAGCGGTCGAGGAGGTGCTGCGCGAAGCCGGAGCGCCTGACGGACTGTGTCCCACGCTGCTCGTCGAATCCGATCGCGTGTCGGGCCTCATCACCGACGACCGCATCGCCGCCGTGACCCTCACCGGCTCGACCGAGGTCGGGCGGATCGTCGCGGGTCGGGCCGGCCGGGCCCTCAAGAAGCAAGTGCTCGAGCTGGGCGGTTCCGACCCCTTCATCGTGCTCGCGGATGCCGACATCGACGAAGCCGCGCGGACGGCGGTCAAGGCCCGATTCACGAATGGCGGGCAGAGCTGCGTCAACGCGAAGAGATTCATCGTCGAGGATGCTGTCGCCGACCGTTTCGTCGACGCCTTCGTCGAGAATGTCAGCAGGCTCCGCGTTGGGGATCCCCGCGACGAGCACACCGACATCGGGCCCATGGCACGGGAGAACCTGCGCGACGAGCTCCACGCGCAAGTGCAGCGAACGCTCGAGAATGGCCGCTCCGTACTCAAGGCAGGGGGAGCGCCCGTCGACGGTCCGGGCTACTTCTATCAGCCGACCGTGATCGACCACGTCGAGCCCGGCGACGTCGCATTCACGGAGGAGACCTTCGGCCCCGTCGCCGCCATCGTGCGGGCACGGGACCCCGAACACGCCATCGACCTGGCGAACGACACCGAGTTCGGCCTGGGAGCGGCGCTGTGGACGCGTGACCTCGACCGCGCGCGCTCGCTGGCATCCCGCATCGAGGCGGGCGCCGTCTTCATCAACGGCATGGTCGCCTCCGACCCTCGCCTGCCCTTCGGCGGCATCAAGGCGTCGGGCTACGGTCGAGAACTTGGCGAATTCGGCCTGCGCGAGTTCGTCAACGTCAAGACGGTGTGGATCGGACCGGCCGCATGACGCGCATCACATCGCAGTCGCACCACGTCTTCCGGCCTGACGAACTGCCCCAGAAGAGCAGGGGAGGAGGGGCGCGCACGATTCCGCTTGTCACCGCCGCCCGTGGGGCGACAACGTACCTCAACGGCATGACGATCTTCGAGCCGGGTGCGCAGATCGCGCACCACTCGCACAACGTCGCCGAGTCGGTCATGGTGATTGCAGGCGACGCCATCGTCGACATCGACGGCGAGCGGACGCGGCTCGCGACCTTCGACACGACGTTCGTTCCCGCGAACATCCCGCACCACTTCGAGAACGCCTCCGATGAGGCGGAGATGCGCATCTTCTGGACGTACGGCTCTCTCGACTCGACGCGAACGATCGTCGGCACGGGCGAGTCAGGCCGCATCGACGCGGAATCGGCGCCGGGCGCCGCCGCTCCCGTGCGCGTGGTCAGCGAGATCGCGACCCTCGAGGCGCGTCCGGGCCACGAGGAGAAGCTCGAGCAGGCCGTGCGCGAGGCCGTGCCGCTCTTCCAGCGAGCCCACGGCGCTCGTACCATGCGACTCGAGCGATCCGAGGAACACCCGACGCGCTACCGACTCGTCATCGCCTGGGAATCGGTCGAGGACCACACGGTGCGCTTCCGGGAGTCGGAGGACTTTCGCCGCTGGCGCGAGCTCATCGGTCCCCACATCGCGCGTACTCCCGACGTCGAGCACGTGCGCAACGTGCTGACCGGGTTCTGAGCGCTCGTCCTCAGCGGGTGATCCGCTCGACGGCCTGTACCGCGACCGACCGGTCGTGCGGCGCCGTATCGAGGGCGCGATGCATAGAGAGCCCTTCGATGAGCGCGTCGAGCAGCCGTGCCGTCTCCGGATCGAAGTGGCGCTCGAGTGCGCGGCGACTGCGCCTCATCCAGTCGTCGGTGAGCGTCCGGAACGACGGGTCCCGCGCCGCTATCGTGTAGAGCTCTTGCGTGAGCACGACGTCTCGCCGGGTCGCGAAGACGTCATCGGTGATGATGGCGACCACGGCCGACTTCGCCTCTTCGGGCGTCGACGCCGCTGCCATTCGCGCCTCGAACTGCGCGGCTACCGAGACCGCGAATCGCGAGAACGCCTCACGCAGCAGCTCGCTCATTCCCGTGAAGTGGTAGGTCATGGAGCCGAGCGGCACTCCGGCGGCAGCGGCGACGCGCCGGTGCGAGGTGCCGGCGACTCCGCGCTCGGCGATGACGTCGAGGCACGCGTCGATGATGCGCTCCCTCCGGTCGGGGTCGAGTCGTCGCCCGGATGAGAGGGAGCGGTCGGAAGTGCTCACGGTCCGATCGTAGCCCAAGCAAGTGTACGATCGTACACATGCTTTCGAGTTCCCGAGCGCGTGCGGCGCGCGTCGACCGGCGTGCCCGCGCCGCCGTCGCCGCCCTGTTCCTCGCGAACGGGGCGCTGTTCGCGAACCTTCTGCCGCGGTATCCCGAGATCAAAGCGGCCCTCGGCCTGGAGAACGCCGTGTACGGACTCGCCGTCGCGGCGTTCCCGCTCGGCGCGATCGTCGCCGGTCTCGCGGCCGCCGCGCTCATGCGCCGCTTCGGCTCGGCACGGCTCGCAGTGGCCGGCACGGTCCTCACCGCCGTCGGCGTGTTCGTCGCGAGCGTCGCCCCCTCGCTTCTCGTCTTCGCCGCCGCCCTGTTCTGCGCGGGCGCCATGGATTCGATCACCGACGTCGCGCAGAACGCGCACGGACTGCGCGTGCAGCGCCGCTACGGCCGCTCCATCATCAACTCGTTCCACGCCGTGTGGTCGATCGGTGCTGTTCTCGGCGGCTCCATGGCCGCCGGCGCCATCGCTCTCCATGTTCCTCTCGGCGTCCACCTCGGCATCTCCGGACTCCTGTTCTCGGTCGTCTCTCTCGTGGCCCTGCGCTTCTGCCTGCCCGGCCGAGACGTCGACATCACCCCGGATTCCGCCTCAGCAGGTGCCGCCGACGCGGCCGCACCCTCGGCGCGCACCTCTGCCGTCGGCCCCCGCACCGTGTTCATCCTCGTCGCCCTCGTCGTCATCGCGATCGGCGGCACGCTCGTCGAAGACGCCGGCAACTCGTGGGCGACCCTGTACCTCTCCGGGCTCGGCGCCCCGGCGGCGCTCGCCGCAACCGGCTACATCGCGCTCGTTGGCGCGCAGTTCATCGGCCGTCTCGCCGGCGACGGACTCGTCGACCGGTTCGGCCAGCGCGCCGTCGCCCGCACGGGCGGCGTGATCGCGGCGGTCGGCATGGGACTCGCTCTCGCGTTCCCGACCGTCCCCGGCACGATCGCGGGATTCGCCGCCGCCGGCTTCGGCGTGGCCACGCTCGTGCCCGCGGCGATGCACGAAGCCGACGAACTGCCTGGCCTGCGGCACGGCACCGGTCTGACGATCGTCTCCTGGCTCATGCGCCTCGGCTTCCTGCTGTCGCCGCCCTTCGTCGGCCTCATCGCCGACGCGACGAGCCTGCGCGTCGGACTGCTCGTCGTGCCCGTCGCCGGGGTCCTCGTGATCCTGCTCGCGGGCGTTCTGCAGAAGCGATCTGCCAGACTCGAGGCGTGACCGAGACGATCGCCGAACTCGCGGCCGCCGTGCGCGGCATCTGCCCGTCGGGCTCACGCGTGCTGCTCGGAATCGCGGGCGCTCCAGGCGCGGGGAAGACGACGCTCGCCGAGGCGCTCGTCGCCGAGCTCGGTGCGCGAGCCGCGAGCGTGCCGATGGACGGCTTCCACCTCGCCGACGTCTCCCTCGAGCGGTTGGGGCTCCTCGGCCGCAAGGGGGCGCCCGAGACGTTCGACGCGCACGGCTACGCGCGGCTGCTGCGCACGCTGCGCGAACGGCCCGCGCACACGGTGTTCGCTCCCGGCTTCGAGCGCGATCTCGAGCAGCCGCTCGCCGCGGCGATCGGCGTCGACCCGGACGTCGAGGTCATCATCACCGAGGGAAACTATCTGCTCCTCGACGCGTGGGCGGAGGCGCGCGCCGAGCTCGACGCCGTGTGGTTCGTGCAGCAGGATGCCGCCGTGCGACGCTCCCGGCTCATCGCGCGGCACGAGCAGTTCGGCAAATCGCCCGCTGCGGCGCGAGCCTGGGTCGAGGCCGTGGACGAGCCGAACGCTCGACTCGTCGAGGCAACGGCAACGCGTGCCGATCGCGTGATCCGACTCGACGACGAGCGGCCCGGGTAGCTGAGGGCTTTCGCTACCATCCAGGGCCTGCAGACCGTCGTCACTCCCGCCCTTCTCGCGGTCTTCGCCGGGAGCGCGCTCGCGGTGCTCGCCTTCGTGCCGTTCGTGGCCCTCAGCTACCGCCGCCGCGGCGGGATGAGCTTGGGTCGCAGCCTGCTCTGGTTCGCGGCTCTCGTGTACGCGATGGCGCTGTGGACGTACACGCTCGTGCCGTTCCCTCAGAGCCGCGACGTGCAGTGCGCGCCCACGCAGCTCGTCCCCCTCCAGTTCGTGGCCGACGTGCTGCGCGAAGGGGTGTCCTCGCTCGGCGCGATCATCCACAACGCGGCGCTGCTGCAGGTCGCGTTCAACGTGCTGCTGTTCCTGCCCCTCGGCTGGTTCGCGCGCTGGCTGGCAGGGCGCGGACTCGTCGTCGCGACACTGTGCGGGTTCGCGGTCTCGCTCGCGATCGAGCTCACGCAGGTCACGGGGCTGTGGGGTCTCTACTCGTGCGCGTGGCGCATCTTCGACGTCGACGATCTTCTCGCCAACACGGCCGGCGCGTTCCTCGGCTCTCTGCTCGGGATGCTGCTCTGGCGCCGCCGCCGCGATCGCGTCGATGCCGCCGAGCCGCGCCCCATCACGGTCACGCGCCGCTTCCTCGGCATCCTGTGCGATCTCGCCATCATGTGGCTCTCGGTGTTCGCGGTGGGCGCCGCACGCGTCGTCATCGCTCTCGTCGACGGTCGCCCTCAGCTCGCCCTGCCCGACAGCGTCTTCTCGGCGATCGCCTTCGCGATCCCGTTCATCGCGCAACTCGTCGTCGTGCTCGCGAGCGGCGCGACGATCGGCGAGCACATCGTGCTGCTGAGCGCTCAGACCGGGCGCGTGCCCGCCCCGCTGGTGCGACTGCTCCGCTTCGGGCTCGGGATCGGCGGCTACATGCTCCTGAGCACGTTCGAGTTCCCGTTCAGCGGCCTGCTGCTCGCCGCTCTTGTCGTCACCACGATCGTCATGGTGTTCACGACGAAGAACCACCGCGGCTTCGCGGCGGCGGCATCCGACCTGTCGATCATCGATGCGCGGCGGGCGCCGACGAGCGAAGAACGGCGCCGCGCCGGCTGAAGGGGGTGGGCCGGGCGCGACGCCGTCGAAGAGGCGATCAGGCTGCGCCGACGTGCGACCAGATGTCGTCGCCTCGCAGCGACGCGTCGGCGCCGCCGTCGATGTAGATCGTCTGACCCGTCACGTGCGTGTTCTCTTCACTCGTGAGCCACGCGAGCAGACGGGCGATGACGATCGACTCCGAGTGGCCGTTGAGCGGCATGGGAACGTTCGCGTCGACCATCGCCCGGCCCTCGGGCGTCGCGAGGAGCTCCCGCGTCATGGGACTGAGCACGGTGCCGGGTGCGACCGCGTTGAGCGGGATGCCGGCGCCCGCCCAGTCGGCGGTGATGGCCTCGCGGCGCACCCAGCGGGAGAGCGCGCGCTTGCTCGACGGATAGTTGAGGTACCCGGTCTGCGGCCCCGCGTCGGCGAGAGCCTGCCCGATCTGCAGCGCACGTTTCTCGTCGCCGGCGAGTGCAGCCTCGACGAGCTCTGCCGAGTTCGGCTGCAGCGACGCCATGGAGCTCACGACGGCGGCGCGCGGCGACGGCGACGCGGCGAGCGTGGGGCGAAGCCCGTCGAGCAGGGCGACGACGCCGAAATAGTTGACGGCGACGGTGAGCGGCTTCGGAGCCGAGATGCCGGCCGCCGCGATGACGGCGTCGATGCGGCCGTCGGCGAGTTCGATCACCTGCGCGACGGCGCTTTCGCGGCCGTCGGGCGTGGACAGGTCGGCCATGACATCGGCGTCGCGAAGGTCAACGCCGATGACGCGGAAGCCGCGATCGCGCAGCAGATCGGCCGTTGCCGCTCCGATGCCCGATGCCGAGCCGGTGACCACAAAGGTGCGTGTCATTGTTTTCTTCTCTCTCCTGAAGGGGGTTTGGTGCCGTCAGCTCTCGCGAGCGGCATCCGGGTGGGCGTTCGAACGCCGTGCATAGGCGCTGCTCGAGGCGTCGAACTTCGACAGGAGCCGCGCGAACTCGTTCCGGTCGGCGGCGGACCAGCCGACGAGCAGGGCCTCGATGAGCGTGTCGCCGGCGCGCGTGAGCGATCGGGCGACGTCCGCTCCACGATCCGTGAGGTGAACGAGGCTTGCTCGCGCATCGTCCGGGTCGGTGCGGCGCTCGACGAACGCGGCGCTCTCCAAGCGCGCGATGATCTTCGACATGTTCGACGCGCCCGTGACGAGCGCGTGCGCGAGGGCGGAGGGGCGCTGCGGACCGCCGCGCGCGATGAGGGTTATCGTCACGATCGACGGAGTATCGAGTTCGACTCCGGAGCTGCGGGCGACGGCCGCGATGAAGTCCGACGTGGTCCACGTGCCGATCACGTGCGTCAGCGACGCGACGATGTCGGACCGGTACTGCAAGCCGTCCGCCTCCGTCATCGGCCACCTCCAAATACTGTCGTGAAGACAGTATATCTCGGTGTCGGAGCTTCCGCGTCCACCTCGCAGCGGGTCTCCGCGGTCAGGAGTAGCCCAGGCCTTACGCCATGGCGTAGCCGGCGTCTTCGACCGCTGCCCGCACGGCCGCGGTCTCAAGCGGCTCGTCGCTCACGATCGTCACTGTCGAGGTCTCGCCCGGCGCGAGCTCCACGCTGACTCCCGTGACGCCGCCGAGCGCGGACAGCTCCTCGGTCACGGCCTTCTCGCAGTGACCGCACGTCATGCCCGCGACGCCGATCGTCGTCGTCACCGCCCCGACCGAGACCTCCGGCGATGCGGAGCCGTGCCCGCACATGCACGCGCCTCCGCCGCAGCATCCGCCGCCGGCGTTCTTGTCCGTCAGTCCGAGGTCGATGAAACTCATGGTGCTCCTTCTGGGTGTGGTCAGCGGACGAGGCGGGCGATCGCGGCGGAGGCTTCCTTGAGCTTCTCGTCCGCGACGGGGCCGCCCTCGCGGGTCGCCTGCGCGACGCAGTGGTTCAAGTGGTCGTCGAGAAGCTGCAGGGCGACAGTCTCGAGCGCCTTTGTCGCCGCCGACACCTGGGTGAGAATATCGATGCAGTACGTGTCGTTCTCGACCATCTTCTGGATGCCGCGAACCTGGCCCTCTGCGCGACGCAGTCGCTTGAGCAGGGCGTCCTTGTCATCGACGTAGCCGTGTTGCATATCTGCCTCCCGATCGAGGCAAGTATACCCCCTCCCCGTATCGCGTTCAGTGGTGCGGTCGCTCCGAGGAGTTCGCGCCAGGGTCGCCTCCTCCCGCCGGATCGTCGTCGACCGCGTGCCGGTCGGGGCGCCGCCACGACTCGGCGCCGGGGTCGCCGCCCGGGATCGGGTCCTCGCGCCGATCGTGCTCGTCCGGCCGCGTCGAGGAGCCGGCGCCCGGGTCGCCTCCTCCCGCGGGATCGTCGTCGATGGCGTGCGGGTCGGGCCGCGTCCACGAGGCGGCGCCGGGATCTCCGTGGTGAACGGGGGATTCGCGGGGCTCCTCGGGAGCAACGTCTTTGTCGTCCATGGTGTCCTCCTGGCTCTTGTCTACGCGGGTTCACGAGCGGAAGCAAGGCCTTGGGGAATGGTTCACCGCGCCTTGCGCTTATACCCTCCGGGGGTATGGTGGAGATGACAGCGAGAGGAGAGGCGCATGGCGAACACGGCATCCCGCACACACGAGGAGCACGAGCAGAGCGGCAAGCACGCGGCCGGCCACGCCCAGCACGGCGGTGAACACGGCGGGCACGATCACTCCGCGCACGTCGCGCGGTTCCGTCGGCTGTTCTGGATCATGCTCGTGCTGGCGCTGCCTACGGCCTTCTTCAGCGGCATGTTCGCCGACATCATCGGCTACACGCGGCCCGACTTTCCCGGTGTCGACTGGATCTCTCCCGTTCTCGGCACCGTCATCTTCGCGTGGGGCGGTGCCCCGTTCCTGAGCGGCGCCGTGTCAGAGCTGCGCTCGAAGCAGCCCGGCATGATGCTGCTCATCGGCATGGCGATCGCCGTCGGCTTCGCAGCCTCCCTCGGATCGAGCCTCGGCGTCTTCGATCACGAACTCGACTTCTGGTGGGAGCTCGCGCTCCTCATCGTCATCATGCTGCTCGGGCACTGGATCGAGATGCGCTCTCTGGCGCAGACGTCCTCGGCGCTCGACTCCCTTGCCGCGCTGCTTCCCGACACGGCCGAGCGCCTCGTCGACGGTGACGTCGAGCAGGTCACCCCCGAGGACCTCCGTCTGGGCGACATCGTCATCGTCCGCCCCGGCGGACGCGTGCCCGCCGACGGCGAGATCAGCGACGGCACGGCCGCCGTCGACGAGTCGATGATCACGGGCGAGTCCACGCCTGTGACGCGCGAGATCGGCGACCGCGTGGTCGCGGGAACGATCGCGACCGACAGCGCGCTTCGCGTGCGCGTCACGGCGATCGGCGAGGACACGGCGCTCGCCGGCATCCGCTCTCTCGTCAGCGACGCGCAGAGCTCGAGCTCCCGTGCTCAGCGGCTCGCCGACAAGGCCGCGGCGCTGCTGTTCTGGTTCGCTCTCGGCGCCGCCGTGATCACGGCGATCGTGTGGGTGCTCGTCGGCCGGCCCGACGACGCGGTGATCCGCACCGTGACGGTGCTCGTCATCGCCTGCCCGCACGCCCTCGGCCTCGCGATTCCCCTCGTCGTCTCGATCGCGACCGAGCGGGCCGCGCGCGGCGGGGTTCTCGTCCGCGACCGGCTCGCGCTCGAGTCGATGCGACGCGTCGACACTGTCGTCTTCGACAAGACGGGAACCCTCACGCGCGGAGAGCCGGCCGTGCAGGACGTCATCGCGGCGGACGCTGGGATCGACGCCGATGAAGTGCTCGCGCTCGCCGCGGCGGCCGAGCGCGACAGCGAACACCCGCTCGCGCGGGCGATCGTCCGCGCGGCGGTCGAGCGCGAGGTCCGCGTCCCCGAGGCGAGCGACTTCCGGTCCGCCCCCGCGCTCGGCGTCACGGCGCGCGTCGACGGCGCCGAGGTGCGGGTCGGCGGGCCGGCGCTTCTCGCCGACGAGAACGGCTCCGCGCTCGAGGCGACGACGGCGTGGGGCGACGAGGGCGCGATCGTGCTGCACGTGCTGCGAGCCGGCCGGGTCATCGGGGCCGTGCGGCTCGCCGACGAAGTTCGCCCCGAATCTCGCGCGGCGATCGACGAACTGCACCGTCGCGGCATCCGCGTCGCCATGATGACGGGCGACGCCCGGCCGGTCGCGGACGCCGTCGCGCGTGAACTCGGGGTCGACGAGGTGTTCGCCGGCGTGAAGCCCGAGGGAAAGTCGGAGCGGGTCGCCGCCCTGCAGAAGCAGGGCCGTCGTGTCGCAATGGTCGGCGACGGCGTCAACGACGCGCCCGCGCTCGCGCACGCCGACGTCGGCATCGCGATCGGCGCGGGAACCGACGTCGCGATCGGCTCCGCCGGCGTCATCCTCGCGAGCGACGACCCGCGATCGGTCGTCTCCGTCATCGAGCTCTCGCGAGCGAGCTACCGGAAGATGCGGCAGAACCTGTGGTGGGCGGCGGGCTACAACCTCGTGTCTGTCCCGCTCGCCGCTGGCGTGCTCGCGCCCGTCGGCTTCGTGCTCCCGGTCGCCGTCGGCGCGCTGCTCATGTCGGCGTCGACCGTCGTCGTCGCTCTCAACGCGCAGCTGCTGCGCCGCATCGAGCTCTCGCCCGAGGCCGCTACTCGGTCGTGAGCACGAGCTTTCCGCGCACGTGACCGGCGGCGAGGCGCTCATACGCCTCGCGCACGCGCTCGAGCGGGTAGCTCTCGGCGACCGGGTACACGACGCGGCCCGCGGCGATGAGCAGCGCGAGCTCGCGCAGGTCATCGGTGTCCGCTTCGACGCGCCCGAAGGTGCTGAAGCCGTGCTCGAGCCCGAACGGCTTGTCGGCGATCGTGTTCACGTGATCGGCGGGGATGCCGAGCTCGATCGCCGCCTCGAGCGTCTCGCGGCCGGCCTGGTCGAACACGATGTCGACGCCTTCGGGGGCCGCCGCGCGGATGCGCTCAACCATCCCCTCGCCGTACCGCACGGGAAGGATGCCGAGATCGCTCAGGAAGCCATGGTTCGCGTCGCTCGCGGTCCCCACCACGACCGCACCGCGCAGCCGGCACAACTGCGCGGTGAGCAGGCCCACACCACCCGACGCCGCACTCACGAGCACCGTGTCGCGCTCCGTCACGCCCAAACGGCGCACCATCGCCGTGGCGGTGCGGCCCGCGATGTCGAGGCACGCCGCCTGCTCGATCGAGAGCCCGTCGGGAATGGGCAGAACCTCGGATGCCGCCGCGACGAGGTAGTCGGCCTGCGCGAACATGCGCTTCCCGCCGAACACGAGGTCGCCAACGGCGAGGTCCGTCACGTCCTCGCCGACCTGGTCGACGCGGCCCGCGAAGTCGTTGCCGTTGCCGGCCGGCAGCTCGCCGAACTGCGCCGTGCGCTCCGGGCTCGCCGCGATCTTGTAGTCGACGGGATTGAGCCCCGCCGCGAGAACGCGCACGCGGATCTGCCCGGCCGCGGCATCCGGAACCTGCTGGTCGACGAGCTCGAACA encodes the following:
- a CDS encoding NADP-dependent oxidoreductase, with the protein product MSAAAPKRVQFSRNGGPEVFELVDQQVPDAAAGQIRVRVLAAGLNPVDYKIAASPERTAQFGELPAGNGNDFAGRVDQVGEDVTDLAVGDLVFGGKRMFAQADYLVAAASEVLPIPDGLSIEQAACLDIAGRTATAMVRRLGVTERDTVLVSAASGGVGLLTAQLCRLRGAVVVGTASDANHGFLSDLGILPVRYGEGMVERIRAAAPEGVDIVFDQAGRETLEAAIELGIPADHVNTIADKPFGLEHGFSTFGRVEADTDDLRELALLIAAGRVVYPVAESYPLERVREAYERLAAGHVRGKLVLTTE
- a CDS encoding heavy metal translocating P-type ATPase encodes the protein MANTASRTHEEHEQSGKHAAGHAQHGGEHGGHDHSAHVARFRRLFWIMLVLALPTAFFSGMFADIIGYTRPDFPGVDWISPVLGTVIFAWGGAPFLSGAVSELRSKQPGMMLLIGMAIAVGFAASLGSSLGVFDHELDFWWELALLIVIMLLGHWIEMRSLAQTSSALDSLAALLPDTAERLVDGDVEQVTPEDLRLGDIVIVRPGGRVPADGEISDGTAAVDESMITGESTPVTREIGDRVVAGTIATDSALRVRVTAIGEDTALAGIRSLVSDAQSSSSRAQRLADKAAALLFWFALGAAVITAIVWVLVGRPDDAVIRTVTVLVIACPHALGLAIPLVVSIATERAARGGVLVRDRLALESMRRVDTVVFDKTGTLTRGEPAVQDVIAADAGIDADEVLALAAAAERDSEHPLARAIVRAAVEREVRVPEASDFRSAPALGVTARVDGAEVRVGGPALLADENGSALEATTAWGDEGAIVLHVLRAGRVIGAVRLADEVRPESRAAIDELHRRGIRVAMMTGDARPVADAVARELGVDEVFAGVKPEGKSERVAALQKQGRRVAMVGDGVNDAPALAHADVGIAIGAGTDVAIGSAGVILASDDPRSVVSVIELSRASYRKMRQNLWWAAGYNLVSVPLAAGVLAPVGFVLPVAVGALLMSASTVVVALNAQLLRRIELSPEAATRS